A genomic stretch from Procambarus clarkii isolate CNS0578487 chromosome 14, FALCON_Pclarkii_2.0, whole genome shotgun sequence includes:
- the LOC123769772 gene encoding ataxin-2 homolog isoform X2 has protein sequence MSRGARRAGHLTLLQVCVLCLGCRPSSSFTPTSSLILQSNEHLKGDNLPENSTSEATSDSGDQLCGERSADDPTPHCISAPREYPGRQANNGDDLGNEGEVAAVDDPTSRGEETTVHDPQKKPSDQDSLVRPTTVAGRSRTEGITRVVGLEGRRVVGLLPIVAPHVASRTSLGQRGRRAVDVLSMVAPSAASRMGRRQAQLIYQDEISVLSPKKPSGESSGEVQVSLTQLQQEEEEEEGGHSVFHQQQQLERVPVLSSLPRQQQQDNTSPLPQTQHDDFTSLGQQNNSPSQQHQHTRPSTQQQHQQHKGGSLLQKQQLNDHSLTHQQQLNDHSLTHQQPHNDHSLTHQQQHNNHSLTHQQQLNDHSLTHQQQHNNHSLTHQQQLNDHSLTHQQNYPSSVLQPDMDALRNLSLYYASLSWDKNDEGSRVEVPTPHQVLSHRRYLLMLLQKLRNVDEAMKVSTGNPANSFVTVSQSNPVTVLQSQEERVLPTGVPLLQHTHSATERWRGTSETEAPVPLGSSDPPDGGKSPNRSSTPVYQVPGGQISKPSNRDPSVSRIEQAPLDSLPDTQNLDVGPSSPPFNPLHSQGLLPSSFLGQVPSTTTPPTRLFDLLYDIQTANLPLASSINAPAFSVQQQSESMGSAAGYQGELPQSLLSVALQNGVVFSEPSYESTNQPPSVLLGEPSEFSDYSVYIDSLVNLNDLANPPNVIWVSGQNFQQADPPQVAAPPSIPVNVSEEPASGAQQDTAILQTTQLTTALANFINNILAAINQLITELQAAITANPALAFLLFLPLLLLPFLLHHKVAVTPVYKYGGYGGYHRRAHERQGQMLIKDDLVEWLHHHFNHLERALASYQQLDGPTRLN, from the exons ATGAGCAGAGGGGCGCGGCGGGCGGGTCACCTCACTCTCCtacaggtgtgtgtactgtgtcttgGGTGTAGGCCCTCAAGCAGCTTCACACCCACTTCCTCCCTCATACTCCAGAGTAATGAGCATCTAAAGGGAGATAATCTACCAGAAAACAGCACCAGCGAGGCTACCTCAGACTCGGGGGACCAGCTGTGTGGAGAGAGAAGCGCTGACGATCCAACACCTCACTGCATTAGCGCGCCCCGGGAATATCCTGGCCGTCAG GCAAACAATGGCGACGACTTGGGCAACGAGGGAGAGGTAGCCGCCGTCGACGACCCGACCAGCCGGGGAGAGGAGACCACCGTCCATGACCCCCAGAAGAAGCCCAGCGATCAAG ATAGCTTGGTCCGACCCACCACAGTCGCTGGTAGAAGCCGAACTGAAGGAATCACACGAGTGGTGGGACTTGAGGGACGACGAGTGGTGGGCCTTCTGCCTATAGTAGCCCCACATGTTGCTTCCAGGACGAGTCTGGGACAACGAGGACGACGAGCGGTGGATGTCCTATCCATGGTCGCCCCTTCCGCTGCCTCCAGGATGGGGCGACGACAAGCTCAATTAATATATCAAG atGAGATCAGTGTATTGTCTCCTAAGAAACCTTCTGGGGAATCATCGGGGGAAGTACAGGTAAGTTTAACGCAGCTgcagcaggaggaagaggaggaggaaggtggacACTCAGTTtttcaccaacaacaacagctggaaagAGTCCCTGTACTATCTTCTCTCCCGCGGCAGCAACAGCAAGACAACACTTCTCCCCTGCCGCAAACGCAACACGATGACTTCACTTCTCTCGGGCAACAGAACAATTCCCCGTCGCAGCAACATCAGCACACTCGACCTTCTACCCAACAGCAACATCAACAGCATAAGGGAGGCAGCCTCTTGCAGAAACAGCAACTTAACGACCACTCACTCACGCATCAACAGCAACTTAACGACCACTCACTCACGCATCAACAGCCACATAACGACCACTCACTCACGCATCAACAGCAACATAACAACCACTCACTCACGCATCAACAGCAACTTAACGACCACTCACTCACGCATCAACAGCAACATAACAACCACTCACTCACGCATCAACAGCAACTTAACGACCACTCACTCACGCATCAACAGAACTACCCGTCATCAGTCCTGCAGCCGGACATGGACGCACTACGAAACTTGTCTCTCTACTATGCGAGTCTCAGTTGGGACAAGAACGACGAAGGCTCGAGGGTGGAGGTGCCAACGCCACACCAGGTCCTGTCGCATCGCAGGTATCTCCTGATGCTTCTGCAGAAGTTGAGAAACGTCGACGAAGCAATGAAGGTCTCCACGGGTAATCCTGCAAACTCCTTCGTCACAGTTTCTCAAAGCAATCCTGTAACAGTGCTACAATCCCAAGAGGAGCGCGTATTACCGACAGGAGTTCCCCTgcttcaacacacacactccgCTACTGAACGGTGGCGGGGGACTTCGGAAACAGAAGCTCCGGTGCCCTTGGGTAGTAGTGATCCTCCTGATGGCGGAAAGTCGCCCAACCGTAGCTCTACGCCTGTGTATCAAGTCCCTGGCGGTCAGATCAGTAAACCTTCCAATAGGGATCCGTCTGTGAGCCGGATTGAGCAAGCCCCACTTGAC AGCCTTCCGGATACCCAGAACCTCGATGTGGGCCCGTCATCACCGCCCTTCAACCCACTCCACAGCCAAGGGCTCTTGCCCTCTTCCTTCCTGGGGCAGGTGCCCTCAACCACGACCCCGCCGACGCGTCTCTTCGACCTCCTCTACGATATCCAGACAG CGAACCTTCCCCTGGCCTCATCCATCAACGCCCCAGCATTTTCCGTTCAGCAGCAATCGGAATCCATGGGTTCTGCAGCGGGTTACCAGGGAGAACTACCGCAGTCTCTCCTCTCAGTTGCTCTCCAAAATGGCGTCGTTTTCTCTGAGCCTTCGTATGAGAGCACCAACCAGCCCCCTTCCGTATTGTTAGGAGAACCTAGCGAGTTCTCTGACTACTCTGTATACATAGACTCCCTCGTCAACCTGAACGACTTAGCGAACCCTCCGAATGTCATATGGGTGAGCGGCCAGAACTTCCAGCAGGCGGATCCGCCTCAGGTTGCAGCGCCACCTTCGATCCCAGTGAACGTCTCTGAAGAACCCGCTTCGGGCGCGCAGCAGGACACCGCTATCCTGCAGACGACGCAGCTCACCACGGCTCTCGCCAATTTCATCAACAATATTCTGGCCGCCATCAATCAGTTAATAACCGAGCTTCAAGCGGCCATCACAGCCAACCCTGCGCTGGCGTTTCTCCTGttcctgccgctgctgctgctcccaTTCCTCCTGCACCACAAGGTCGCCGTCACCCCCGTATACAAGTATGGAGGTTATGGCGGCTACCATCGACGAGCGCATGAGCGGCAGGGCCAAATGCTGATAAAGGATGACCTTGTTGAGTGGCTACACCACCACTTTAATCACCTCGAGCGGGCCCTGGCATCTTACCAACAACTTGACGGTCCCACAAGGCTAAACTAA
- the LOC123769772 gene encoding uncharacterized protein isoform X1 translates to MSRGARRAGHLTLLQVCVLCLGCRPSSSFTPTSSLILQSNEHLKGDNLPENSTSEATSDSGDQLCGERSADDPTPHCISAPREYPGRQANNGDDLGNEGEVAAVDDPTSRGEETTVHDPQKKPSDQDSLVRPTTVAGRSRTEGITRVVGLEGRRVVGLLPIVAPHVASRTSLGQRGRRAVDVLSMVAPSAASRMGRRQAQLIYQDEISVLSPKKPSGESSGEVQVSLTQLQQEEEEEEGGHSVFHQQQQLERVPVLSSLPRQQQQDNTSPLPQTQHDDFTSLGQQNNSPSQQHQHTRPSTQQQHQQHKGGSLLQKQQLNDHSLTHQQQLNDHSLTHQQPHNDHSLTHQQQHNNHSLTHQQQLNDHSLTHQQQHNNHSLTHQQQLNDHSLTHQQNYPSSVLQPDMDALRNLSLYYASLSWDKNDEGSRVEVPTPHQVLSHRRYLLMLLQKLRNVDEAMKVSTGNPANSFVTVSQSNPVTVLQSQEERVLPTGVPLLQHTHSATERWRGTSETEAPVPLGSSDPPDGGKSPNRSSTPVYQVPGGQISKPSNRDPSVSRIEQAPLDSLPDTQNLDVGPSSPPFNPLHSQGLLPSSFLGQVPSTTTPPTRLFDLLYDIQTGVDNEATSSEGDILQVPKEPLHYSNVTEDRPTFMSSSTSTTSSSIFHHPPGRLSSPRDFPSGSSQEPPSSHSWISTQQLPSSGTTRNSSQVFFRHPHENVTSQQRDPLVEHPNFSVTQTAINSLNQRAADNSSSGPLNIRKRYPLPNAFSYPSDDAQEAPPQQQPAINSHIVTKNIQGSSFYPTATAATNDQAPVVVPDATLLANYEALLKAIQVVKQINRLRQTSVSYNLSPSASGLPVQHAASYPPSTYTPTPDLYFFNDAAEGASKLAPKITTAVTTLITSVGEAISSFFQDLAKAISTFFENLASAIKETPAVLLLCFIPLFFILLSYFLASGKSLGFSHHHHHTSHGGGGYGGRKVSTHHLDDKTAEVLARLILSHIESFEKRVAS, encoded by the exons ATGAGCAGAGGGGCGCGGCGGGCGGGTCACCTCACTCTCCtacaggtgtgtgtactgtgtcttgGGTGTAGGCCCTCAAGCAGCTTCACACCCACTTCCTCCCTCATACTCCAGAGTAATGAGCATCTAAAGGGAGATAATCTACCAGAAAACAGCACCAGCGAGGCTACCTCAGACTCGGGGGACCAGCTGTGTGGAGAGAGAAGCGCTGACGATCCAACACCTCACTGCATTAGCGCGCCCCGGGAATATCCTGGCCGTCAG GCAAACAATGGCGACGACTTGGGCAACGAGGGAGAGGTAGCCGCCGTCGACGACCCGACCAGCCGGGGAGAGGAGACCACCGTCCATGACCCCCAGAAGAAGCCCAGCGATCAAG ATAGCTTGGTCCGACCCACCACAGTCGCTGGTAGAAGCCGAACTGAAGGAATCACACGAGTGGTGGGACTTGAGGGACGACGAGTGGTGGGCCTTCTGCCTATAGTAGCCCCACATGTTGCTTCCAGGACGAGTCTGGGACAACGAGGACGACGAGCGGTGGATGTCCTATCCATGGTCGCCCCTTCCGCTGCCTCCAGGATGGGGCGACGACAAGCTCAATTAATATATCAAG atGAGATCAGTGTATTGTCTCCTAAGAAACCTTCTGGGGAATCATCGGGGGAAGTACAGGTAAGTTTAACGCAGCTgcagcaggaggaagaggaggaggaaggtggacACTCAGTTtttcaccaacaacaacagctggaaagAGTCCCTGTACTATCTTCTCTCCCGCGGCAGCAACAGCAAGACAACACTTCTCCCCTGCCGCAAACGCAACACGATGACTTCACTTCTCTCGGGCAACAGAACAATTCCCCGTCGCAGCAACATCAGCACACTCGACCTTCTACCCAACAGCAACATCAACAGCATAAGGGAGGCAGCCTCTTGCAGAAACAGCAACTTAACGACCACTCACTCACGCATCAACAGCAACTTAACGACCACTCACTCACGCATCAACAGCCACATAACGACCACTCACTCACGCATCAACAGCAACATAACAACCACTCACTCACGCATCAACAGCAACTTAACGACCACTCACTCACGCATCAACAGCAACATAACAACCACTCACTCACGCATCAACAGCAACTTAACGACCACTCACTCACGCATCAACAGAACTACCCGTCATCAGTCCTGCAGCCGGACATGGACGCACTACGAAACTTGTCTCTCTACTATGCGAGTCTCAGTTGGGACAAGAACGACGAAGGCTCGAGGGTGGAGGTGCCAACGCCACACCAGGTCCTGTCGCATCGCAGGTATCTCCTGATGCTTCTGCAGAAGTTGAGAAACGTCGACGAAGCAATGAAGGTCTCCACGGGTAATCCTGCAAACTCCTTCGTCACAGTTTCTCAAAGCAATCCTGTAACAGTGCTACAATCCCAAGAGGAGCGCGTATTACCGACAGGAGTTCCCCTgcttcaacacacacactccgCTACTGAACGGTGGCGGGGGACTTCGGAAACAGAAGCTCCGGTGCCCTTGGGTAGTAGTGATCCTCCTGATGGCGGAAAGTCGCCCAACCGTAGCTCTACGCCTGTGTATCAAGTCCCTGGCGGTCAGATCAGTAAACCTTCCAATAGGGATCCGTCTGTGAGCCGGATTGAGCAAGCCCCACTTGAC AGCCTTCCGGATACCCAGAACCTCGATGTGGGCCCGTCATCACCGCCCTTCAACCCACTCCACAGCCAAGGGCTCTTGCCCTCTTCCTTCCTGGGGCAGGTGCCCTCAACCACGACCCCGCCGACGCGTCTCTTCGACCTCCTCTACGATATCCAGACAG GCGTAGACAATGAAGCAACCTCTAGTGAAGGGGACATTCTTCAAGTCCCTAAAGAGCCTCTACACTACAGTAATGTGACTGAAGACCGTCCTACGTTCATGTCATCCTCGACCAGCACCACCTCGTCCTCCATCTTCCATCACCCTCCTGGCAGACTTTCCTCTCCGCGGGATTTTCCAAGCGGCTCTAGCCAAGAGCCACCTTCCAGCCACAGCTGGATATCGACGCAACAACTTCCGTCTTCAGGCACCACACGTAACTCTAGTCAAGTGTTCTTTCGGCACCCACACGAGAACGTCACCAGCCAGCAGAGGGACCCCCTCGTAGAACACCCAAACTTCTCTGTAACACAGACTGCTATAAACAGTCTAAACCAACGAGCAGCTGATAATTCTTCCAGTGGGCCATTAAACATACGAAAACGCTATCCTCTGCCGAACGCCTTCAGCTACCCCTCTGACGACGCCCAAGAGGCGCCTCCCCAGCAGCAGCCTGCGATAAATTCACACATTGTCACTAAAAACATACAAGGGTCGTCCTTCTATCCTACAGCCACAGCAGCAACCAATGATCAGGCCCCAGTAGTCGTCCCCGATGCCACCTTGCTTGCAAACTATGAGGCTTTACTCAAGGCGATTCAAGTGGTGAAACAAATCAATAGGTTGCGGCAAACCTCTGTTTCATACAATTTATCTCCCAGCGCCTCAGGTCTTCCGGTGCAACATGCAGCCAGCTACCCACCCAGTACCTACACCCCGACCCCTGATCTCTACTTCTTCAACGATGCTGCCGAGGGCGCATCAAAGCTTGCGCCGAAGATCACCACAGCCGTCACAACGCTCATTACCAGCGTTGGCGAGGCTATCAGTTCCTTTTTTCAGGACCTCGCTAAAGCCATCAGTACTTTCTTCGAGAACTTAGCGAGTGCCATCAAAGAAACCCCGGCTGTCTTGCTTCTGTGCTTCATTCCCTTATTCTTCATCTTGCTTAGCTACTTCCTGGCCTCCGGGAAGAGCCTCGgtttcagccaccaccaccaccacacgagtcACGGGGGAGGCGGCTATGGCGGCAGGAAGGTGTCAACACACCACCTTGACGACAAAACAGCAGAGGTCCTAGCGCGCCTCATCTTGTCTCACATTGAATCTTTTGAAAAACGAGTAGCATCTTGA
- the LOC123771866 gene encoding uncharacterized protein isoform X1 — protein MRVYAMWASVLVWASLPTAHALMIKEEPQVDTELYMAPASYTRKDGKALPSTIIISKPLGIRTSPAKNTESPVVFSIASEEEDDDDSRDGSLGLQPNIKFYKIECTSGRSCTSIIPSRSISHDRITAMDRTTARPFTDEDIKNYLKQFSLKNGFPYTDDYESSGTPKSPEESEESRHLVETDDTLDHETQRAFGTTHFNRPGFWPGSAHRPRPSKGQVFKYEQYFPSEINHPAGVSAPERRPPFNWDKISESFPPRNPTKEWQNARPLGHRPSDKHSRPQHYQPSQLSRPHQSSRPYPEYDSNDQSDHFPFDSPEFSSVTTVRPAPYEGVWKRYSTSTISQHDKDTGEWVKISTSNTDLDQGVFKRPSNIPDKLSETTHQAKASLTVLGLSERRPHSAFSARLPHGTRVMEVPSALPGRPPALIETDGSNVAKTEGLPGTSPRDTTSSSSVSFTSVSPTGLAQVSVPFSLISTNSLNKEPSSSTTTTTTSTTTTTTTTTTPPPPPPTTTTTTTTTTTTTTKKPQPAEELSFFDNPFAVMAAVGAGLVPATFAALLPAFVGRRRRRSVAAPDGALKDTARINVEELGVRVQRALRRLYRQR, from the coding sequence ATGAGAGTCTACGCAATGTGGGCGTCGGTGCTGGTGTGGGCGTCGTTGCCCACCGCCCACGCCCTCATGATCAAGGAGGAGCCTCAGGTGGATACGGAACTATACATGGCGCCCGCCTCCTACACCCGCAAGGACGGCAAGGCCCTCCCAAGCACCATAATCATCTCTAAACCCCTCGGTATCCGGACATCACCCGCCAAGAATACCGAGTCTCCGGTCGTGTTCTCCATCGCCTCCGAGGAGGAAGACGACGATGACTCGCGTGACGGCTCCCTCGGCCTTCAGCCCAACATCAAGTTCTACAAGATCGAGTGCACGAGTGGACGGTCTTGCACGTCTATCATCCCATCCAGGTCCATCTCCCACGACAGGATCACCGCCATGGACAGAACCACCGCCAGGCCATTCACTGACGAAGACATCAAGAACTACCTAAAGCAGTTTAGTCTTAAAAATGGGTTTCCCTACACCGACGACTATGAATCAAGTGGCACTCCCAAGTCGCCTGAGGAGAGCGAGGAGTCGAGACACTTAGTGGAGACTGATGATACCCTCGACCATGAGACCCAAAGGGCCTTCGGCACCACCCACTTCAACAGGCCTGGTTTCTGGCCCGGTTCAGCCCACCGACCACGCCCGTCGAAGGGCCAAGTGTTCAAATATGAACAGTATTTCCCGAGTGAAATAAATCATCCAGCAGGTGTGAGCGCCCCCGAAAGAAGACCCCCATTCAACTGGGACAAAATTTCGGAATCTTTTCCACCGAGGAACCCAACGAAGGAGTGGCAGAATGCGCGACCCTTGGGCCATAGACCTAGTGACAAACATTCCCGTCCTCAGCACTATCAGCCCAGCCAACTCTCCAGGCCCCACCAGTCCTCACGTCCTTATCCGGAGTACGACAGTAACGACCAAAGTGACCATTTTCCCTTCGACTCGCCTGAGTTTTCCTCTGTGACGACGGTTCGACCTGCGCCTTACGAAGGTGTGTGGAAACGCTATAGCACGTCGACCATTTCCCAGCACGACAAGGACACCGGAGAGTGGGTCAAGATCTCAACAAGCAACACCGATCTTGACCAGGGAGTGTTCAAGCGGCCGTCCAATATCCCGGATAAACTGTCGGAAACGACTCATCAGGCCAAGGCCAGCCTGACGGTGCTTGGACTCAGCGAGCGTCGACCACATTCTGCCTTCAGCGCCCGCCTCCCTCACGGCACCCGTGTGATGGAGGTGCCCAGTGCCCTGCCTGGTAGGCCTCCCGCACTAATCGAGACAGACGGTAGTAACGTGGCCAAGACGGAGGGTCTGCCGGGGACCAGCCCGAGGGACACgacatcctcctcctctgtctCGTTCACTTCCGTCTCCCCAACGGGACTTGCCCAAGTGAGTGTTCCTTTCTCTCTCATCTCCACTAACTCCCTCAATAAGGAACCctcatccagcaccaccaccaccactacctccaccaccacaactactaccactaccactactcctcccccacctccccctactactacaactaccacaaccaccactaccaccaccactactaaaaaGCCCCAACCAGCGGAAGAACTATCATTTTTTGACAATCCTTTTGCGGTGATGGCGGCCGTGGGTGCCGGCCTTGTTCCCGCCACTTTTGCTGCCCTCCTGCCGGCGTTCGTGGGCAGACGCCGCAGACGGTCGGTCGCCGCTCCGGACGGCGCTCTCAAGGACACAGCGAGAATAAACGTGGAGGAACTGGGCGTGAGGGTCCAACGGGCGTTGCGACGCCTCTACCGACAGAGATAA
- the LOC123771866 gene encoding uncharacterized protein isoform X2: protein MRVYAMWASVLVWASLPTAHALMIKEEPQVDTELYMAPASYTRKDGKALPSTIIISKPLGIRTSPAKNTESPVVFSIASEEEDDDDSRDGSLGLQPNIKFYKIECTSGRSCTSIIPSRSISHDRITAMDRTTARPFTDEDIKNYLKQFSLKNGFPYTDDYESSGTPKSPEESEESRHLVETDDTLDHETQRAFGTTHFNRPGFWPGSAHRPRPSKGQVFKYEQYFPSEINHPAGVSAPERRPPFNWDKISESFPPRNPTKEWQNARPLGHRPSDKHSRPQHYQPSQLSRPHQSSRPYPEYDSNDQSDHFPFDSPEFSSVTTVRPAPYEGVWKRYSTSTISQHDKDTGEWVKISTSNTDLDQGVFKRPSNIPDKLSETTHQAKASLTVLGLSERRPHSAFSARLPHGTRVMEVPSALPGRPPALIETDGSNVAKTEGLPGTSPRDTTSSSSVSFTSVSPTGLAQSSTPFRVRGKFIMQQ, encoded by the exons ATGAGAGTCTACGCAATGTGGGCGTCGGTGCTGGTGTGGGCGTCGTTGCCCACCGCCCACGCCCTCATGATCAAGGAGGAGCCTCAGGTGGATACGGAACTATACATGGCGCCCGCCTCCTACACCCGCAAGGACGGCAAGGCCCTCCCAAGCACCATAATCATCTCTAAACCCCTCGGTATCCGGACATCACCCGCCAAGAATACCGAGTCTCCGGTCGTGTTCTCCATCGCCTCCGAGGAGGAAGACGACGATGACTCGCGTGACGGCTCCCTCGGCCTTCAGCCCAACATCAAGTTCTACAAGATCGAGTGCACGAGTGGACGGTCTTGCACGTCTATCATCCCATCCAGGTCCATCTCCCACGACAGGATCACCGCCATGGACAGAACCACCGCCAGGCCATTCACTGACGAAGACATCAAGAACTACCTAAAGCAGTTTAGTCTTAAAAATGGGTTTCCCTACACCGACGACTATGAATCAAGTGGCACTCCCAAGTCGCCTGAGGAGAGCGAGGAGTCGAGACACTTAGTGGAGACTGATGATACCCTCGACCATGAGACCCAAAGGGCCTTCGGCACCACCCACTTCAACAGGCCTGGTTTCTGGCCCGGTTCAGCCCACCGACCACGCCCGTCGAAGGGCCAAGTGTTCAAATATGAACAGTATTTCCCGAGTGAAATAAATCATCCAGCAGGTGTGAGCGCCCCCGAAAGAAGACCCCCATTCAACTGGGACAAAATTTCGGAATCTTTTCCACCGAGGAACCCAACGAAGGAGTGGCAGAATGCGCGACCCTTGGGCCATAGACCTAGTGACAAACATTCCCGTCCTCAGCACTATCAGCCCAGCCAACTCTCCAGGCCCCACCAGTCCTCACGTCCTTATCCGGAGTACGACAGTAACGACCAAAGTGACCATTTTCCCTTCGACTCGCCTGAGTTTTCCTCTGTGACGACGGTTCGACCTGCGCCTTACGAAGGTGTGTGGAAACGCTATAGCACGTCGACCATTTCCCAGCACGACAAGGACACCGGAGAGTGGGTCAAGATCTCAACAAGCAACACCGATCTTGACCAGGGAGTGTTCAAGCGGCCGTCCAATATCCCGGATAAACTGTCGGAAACGACTCATCAGGCCAAGGCCAGCCTGACGGTGCTTGGACTCAGCGAGCGTCGACCACATTCTGCCTTCAGCGCCCGCCTCCCTCACGGCACCCGTGTGATGGAGGTGCCCAGTGCCCTGCCTGGTAGGCCTCCCGCACTAATCGAGACAGACGGTAGTAACGTGGCCAAGACGGAGGGTCTGCCGGGGACCAGCCCGAGGGACACgacatcctcctcctctgtctCGTTCACTTCCGTCTCCCCAACGGGACTTGCCCAA AGCAGCACTCCCTTCAGAGTAAGAGGTAAATTTATTATGCAACAGTAA